The proteins below are encoded in one region of Anoplopoma fimbria isolate UVic2021 breed Golden Eagle Sablefish chromosome 19, Afim_UVic_2022, whole genome shotgun sequence:
- the synm gene encoding synemin, whose amino-acid sequence MLPFRRTFDSEKQQLQELNSRLVQYLSRTKQLEQENTFLISEINKLRRGKTAEWEPKYKSEMRDLRRMVGMLSFEKSQVEMEREKLWRELQMVQSLCSEQTGVCRDISGEMKGYEKELQHAHKTNSELQQRLLHLENEYTCLEGVHRQEKDTLRRQVESRVVPIITQSYLGPPVATVEEVQEYARSLSNGCVETFDVYQQKVEEMEQCIREDQARLSDLQREKMLYASELDKLRTEAEKQGHVQFRLEEQLMHMQEKFRVDFSEYQMIIEQLEHERNMMADAIAEKMREHQHLLQVKMDLGMEVASYRALLEGERVDLQDAHRRVNQHQRERIIDIRIPAKPYTPRASTLTTRQHMDIRHMPPTSHLRRSPVPPSGSISPSRIIPISVAGRARHQSPVSRRDMISFTKARAAAPASATTTAKDKQTGQSEYQTRQHVQKTAAEEKTVKIKQVSQVENQSSPIKSSTTETKSVKVVSPPMMSLGMKTETESKRQVSDEQERDNVYGGEFKDEGKTEHAMGTSEKKVSDSASVEQIIENMMRPAGSEALVCSPGEPKVRYHVEKTEQEDGTTKTQIVLESKLEEELDFSDSALEELLSHGVKNVALEDIKDTATASMIKNLLSGLQASEKFENKSVNVEIIEEPVEFYTDEKLELDQKSRSSFYEPSTTYFQIEELENVPDGAQVQGSDGDAMRTSMTDTDYRKGGSVQVQEVSAESESSYFSHDQEPKYFVSTPDENLSEGEEGVGITSYGHYGIVDDLSDERYYQDEGSFSRRVIVEESDEYKSGDHSFAKESFPECIIEEEVCVSPIVQESMLEFLREDSLEPKEQLKGALEKLQSSVSGPLREELAFLTKVRSDGSQNVAYDVKKVQQSSDNGTMTIVAELNMSQSLEDSGLLEAGDDPSEEQIMAALRSSNQGLDKAFQGGAGGGYSFRFSREEDVVHGEELEGFTKEEGSASEITERHIQVGPSEKSFSFQMDVQGGHAEPSEQELQSHIFGTPVKISQEKRIVYLESPTED is encoded by the exons ATGTTGCCTTTCAGGAGAACTTTTGACAGCgagaaacagcagctgcaggagcTCAACAGCAGACTGGTCCAGTATCTCTCCAGAACCAAGCAGCTGGAGCAGGAAAACACCTTTCTTAtttctgaaataaacaaactcaGACGAGGGAAGACGGCGGAATGGGAGCCGAAATACAAGAGCGAGATGCGGGATCTGAGGAGGATGGTGGGGATGCTGTCGTTTGAGAAGTCCCAGGtcgagatggagagggagaagcTATGGCGAGAGCTGCAGATGGTCCAGTCTCTGTGCAGCGAGCAGACCGGGGTGTGCAGGGACATCAGTGGAGAGATGAAGGGCTACGAGAAGGAGCTCCAGCATGCTCACAAGACCAACAGTGAGCTCCAGCAGCGTTTACTACACCTTGAAAACGAGTATACATGTCTGGAGGGTGTGCACAGACAGGAGAAGGACACACTGCGTCGTCAGGTGGAGTCCCGGGTGGTGCCCATCATCACGCAAAGTTATCTCGGGCCTCCTGTGGCCACCGTGGAGGAGGTGCAAGAGTATGCCCGCAGTCTGTCCAATGGGTGCGTTGAGACCTTTGATGTGTACCAGCagaaggtggaggagatggagcagTGCATTAGAGAGGACCAGGCCAGGCTGAGCGACCTGCAGAGGGAGAAGATGCTGTACGCCTCAGAGTTGGACAAATTACGCACAGAGGCGGAAAAACAAGGTCATGTTCAGTTTCGTCTTGAAGAGCAACTGATGCACATGCAGGAGAAATTCCGGGTGGACTTCAGTGAATATCAG ATGATTATTGAGCAGCTGGAGCACGAGAGGAATATGATGGCTGATGCTATTGCAGAAAAGATGCGAGAGCATCAGCACCTTCTCCAGGTTAAGATGGATCTGGGCATGGAGGTGGCTTCTTACAG GGCCCTCCTGGAAGGTGAGAGAGTGGATCTGCAAGATGCTCATAGGAGGGTGAATCAACATCAAAGAGAAAGAATAATAG ATATAAGGATTCCTGCCAAGCCCTACACTCCAAGAGCTTCCACGCTAACCACCAGACAACATATGGATATCAGGCACATGCCGCCGACTTCACACCTGAGAAGatctcctgtgcctccctctGGGTCCATAAGTCCCTCCAGGATCATTCCTATTTCAGTTGCAGGCAGAGCTCGGCATCAGAGTCCTGTATCCAGAAGGGACATGATCTCCTTCACCAAAGCTCGGGCTGCCGCCCCTGCCTCTGCTACCACCACTGccaaagataaacaaacaggcCAGAGTGAATACCAAACCAGACAGCATGtacagaaaacagcagcagaggagaaaactgtgaaaatcaAACAGGTCTCTCAGGTAGAGAACCAAAGCAGTCCCATCAAGTCGTCCACTACTGAGACCAAATCAGTGAAAGTGGTGTCACCACCAATGATGAGCCTGGGCATGAAAACCGAGACAGAAAGCAAAAGGCAAGTGTCAGATGAACAAGAGCGGGATAATGTTTATGGAGGGGAGTTCAAGgatgaaggaaaaacagagcATGCGATGGGCACAAGTGAGAAAAAGGTATCAGATTCTGCGTCTGTAGAGCAGATCATCGAGAATATGATGAGACCAGCAGGTTCGGAAGCTTTGGTTTGCTCCCCTGGAGAACCGAAGGTAAGATACCATGTGGAGAAAACTGAGCAAGAGGATGGAACGACTAAGACGCAGATCGTGTTGGAGTCCAAATTGGAGGAAGAGCTGGATTTTTCTGACTCAGCACTGGAAGAACTACTGAGCCATGGGGTTAAGAACGTGGCACTGGAAGACATCAAGGACACAGCAACAGCAAGCATGATCAAGAACCTGCTCAGTGGCCTGCAGGCAAGCGagaaatttgaaaataagtcTGTCAACGTGGAAATCATTGAGGAGCCGGTGGAGTTTTACACTGATGAGAAGCTTGAGCTTGATCAGAAATCCAGATCTAGCTTTTATGAGCCCTCCACAACATATTTTCAAATCGAGGAGCTAGAAAATGTCCCTGATGGTGCTCAAGTTCAGGGGAGTGATGGTGATGCCATGAGAACCTCCATGACCGATACAGATTATCGCAAGGGTGGATCTGTGCAAGTCCAAGAGGTTTCTGCAGAGAGTGAATCTTCATATTTCTCCCACGACCAAGAGCCAAAGTATTTTGTCTCCACACCAGATGAAAATCTTTCTGAAGGCGAGGAGGGTGTTGGCATCACCTCGTATGGCCATTATGGTATCGTCGATGACCTGTCAGATGAGCGGTATTATCAAGATGAAGGTTCTTTCTCGAGAAGGGTGATTGTAGAGGAAAGTGACGAATACAAGTCAGGTGATCACTCGTTTGCCAAGGAGAGTTTCCCAGAGTGCATCATTGAAGAGGAGGTTTGCGTCTCCCCTATAGTGCAGGAGTCGATGCTCGAGTTCCTGAGAGAGGACTCTTTGGAGCCCAAAGAGCAGCTGAAGGGAGCTCTAGAGAAGCTACAAAGCTCAGTGTCGGGTCCGCTGAGGGAGGAGTTGGCCTTCCTCACAAAAGTGAGAAGTGACGGTTCACAGAATGTGGCTTACGATGTCAAAAAAGTGCAACAGTCAAGTGACAACGGCACCATGACTATAGTCGCAGAGCTGAACATGTCTCAGAGTCTGGAAGACTCCGGGCTGCTGGAGGCAGGAGATGATCCATCTGAGGAGCAGATCATGGCAGCTCTCAGATCTTCTAACCAAGGGCTCGATAAAGCCTTCCAGGGTGGTGCAGGAGGAGGATACAGCTTCAGATTCTCCAGAGAAGAGGATGTTGTTCACGGTGAAGAGCTTGAAGGCTTCACTAAAGAAGAAGGGTCAGCGTCTGAAATCACTGAGAGGCACATACAAGTGGGGCCATCAGAGAAGTCCTTCTCCTTTCAGATGGACGTACAGGGCGGCCACGCTGAGCCGTCAGAGCAAGAGCTGCAATCTCACATCTTTGGAACCCCAGTGAAGATTTCTCAAGAGAAAAGAATCGTTTACCTGGAAAGTCCAACAGAAGATTAG
- the ttc23 gene encoding tetratricopeptide repeat protein 23, translated as MTKASSSESPESMGSTNRGETASPPCYSDVLSSPQTGYAHKDFMMMAPEEKLKYFDNRAQAHEDNQEVGILQFDACIQDLVRCVALCRLVYGDGHLKLAQAHARLAKAYFQFKGWGLQALEHSAMARELLPFCPSVSSGRGEKLEVLMCLLNVHLTKGGSSLLTTNLEEAESSFLEAEQVLEELHQLSGINQEEKMKTELEISTGLSRVYRRQNRPEEALRQCEKSLQWLKDCGKPEKTCSVYRDMAAIEQDKGHLDRAIEHLTKAHAIAMSHNPEELEGAQISHSLALILSASAEPYHNDSAGSYFEESLSAYKNCAGPQDPAFLTAQDDFCRFLLLSGQQERCVEIQRASLATKRSTFGDLSAEVADSLQLIGSVDMSEGRLKQAHRNMRKCLEVQSLLYGPQHKKTKATQKAVDMLARAPEVAVRQQRRGQRKTKHHTPSVEPCSGNDGNSMSDS; from the exons ATGACCAAAGCCAGTTCCTCTGA ATCCCCTGAAAGCATGGGAAGCACCAACAGGGGCGAGACAGCATCTCCTCCCTGTTACTCAGATGTGTTGAGTTCCCCTCAGACAGGATATGCTCACAAGGATTTTATGATGATGGCACCTGAAGAAAAGCTCAAATACTTTGACAACCGGGCTCAGGCCCATGAGGACAACCAAGAGGTGGGTATTTTGcag TTTGATGCCTGCATCCAGGACCTGGTGCGTTGTGTGGCTCTGTGTAGGCTGGTATATGGGGATGGGCATCTCAAACTGGCCCAGGCCCATGCCAGACTGGCTAAAGCATATTTCCAGTTCAAAG GTTGGGGACTTCAGGCCCTGGAGCACTCAGCTATGGCCAGAGAGCTGCTGCCTTTCTGCCCCTCCGTGTCCTCCGGCAGAGGGGAAAAGCTGGAGGTTCTTATGTGTCTCCTGAACGTACACCTCACAAAGGGAGGCTCTTCACTGCTTACAACCAA TCTTGAGGAGGCAGAATCTTCTTTTCTGGAGGCAGAACAAGTTCTTGAGGAGCTTCATCAACTCAGTGGCATCAACCAGGAAGAGAAGATGAAGACTGAGCTGGAAATCTCCACCGGTCTATCCAG GGTCTATAGGCGACAGAACAGACCAGAGGAGGCCTTAAGACAGTGTGAGAAGTCTCTGCAATGGCTGAAGGACTGTGGCAAGCCAGAGAAGACGTGTTCGGTCTATAGGGACATGGCTGCCATCGAACAGGACAAAGGTCATTTGGACCGAGCCATAGAGCATCTCACCAAG GCCCATGCCATTGCTATGAGTCACAACCcggaggagctggagggggCTCAGATCTCCCACAGCTTGGCCCTCATCCTTTCAGCTTCAGCAGAGCCATATCACAATG ACTCTGCAGGTAGCTACTTTGAGGAGAGTCTAAGTGCGTATAAAAACTGTGCAGGTCCACAGGATCCAGCCTTTCTGACGGCCCAGGATGATTTCTGtcgtttcctcctcctcagtggcCAGCAAGAG AGATGTGTGGAGATCCAGAGAGCTTCTCTCGCTACAAAGAGATCTACTTTTGGGGACTTGTCGGCTGAGGTAGCAGACTCCCTTCAGCTTATAGGAAGTGTGGATATGAGTGAGGGCAGACTGAAGCAGGCCCACAGGAACATGAGGAAG tgTCTGGAGGTCCAGAGTTTGTTGTATGGTCCTCAGCACAAGAAGACAAAAGCTACACAAAAAGCAGTGGACATGCTGGCAAG GGCACCAGAGGTGGCTGTGAGACAACAGAGGCGGGgtcaaaggaaaacaaaacatcacacaccTTCAGTTGAACCCTGCAGTGGCAACGATGGAAACTCGATGTCTGACTCATGA